Proteins from a single region of Salvelinus fontinalis isolate EN_2023a chromosome 15, ASM2944872v1, whole genome shotgun sequence:
- the LOC129811805 gene encoding phospholipid-transporting ATPase VD-like isoform X1, producing the protein MEQIHWVRHRWQQLVAAESGRGRYSAPDAVPTKSSPKLHNAQRLTGKRRTVIARHGPHQHEYDSISKGCQGNGIRTTKYSLLSFIPMNLFQQFHRVANLYFLFLVMLNWVPVVEAFQKEITMIPLVVVLIVIAIKDALEDYRRYRFDQKVNNNVATVYSGKQQTYVDQRWQDVRVGDFVRLSCNEIIPADMLLLYSSDLHGVCYIETANLDGETNLKQRQVVRDLPQGSELTPENFHSRIECENPNNDLSRFRGYMEHPSNARVGLHNDNLLLRSCTIRNTETIIGIVVYAGHETKAMKNNSGPRYKRSKLERRMNMDILWSVVLLVIMCLTAAIGHGLWLRNLEEASFLIPDTTSPALAGFYLFWTMIIVLQVLIPVSLYVSIEIVKLGQIFFIQNDMDFYNEYLDSRIQCRALNITEDLGQIQYVFSDKTGTLTENKMVFRRCTIAGVEYPHEENARRLEVYKQEEDEAMGRSHTLKSRASAKSLSCKSLSCNRSSVSLHTLTGHSEGEGEETPSPTLPRHSAFSSPMEKDVVPDPLLVQKLNCLSSPLFLLTDASMELTYIVDFFMALAICNTVVVSSPNQPRHVVQVPEVSRTPLKSLEDIKMLFQRFSLPRFSTFSPPHTTESTRSFTSRLFARGKPASFTPSPSPIPTKRGTDPDGEPNFEASILMIKPGLAGPPGEDGDQGDEEREHGSWKGEEDKIVQLNPGAWSGLENSNGAQDPPGEFGADELIYEAESPDEAALVHAARAYHCILRGHSLERLLVELPGMGSLAVRLLHILPFDSTRKRMSVVVRHPLTKQVVVYTKGADSVIMDLAESPKGAEQSESRQGHIREQTQKHLDNYAREGLRTLCIAKRVLEEEEYEVWLKRHAFAETSIENREELLLESAQRLETNLTLLGATGIVDRLQEEVPETIEALQRAGVKVWVLTGDKQETAINIACACKLLRSTDQLLTANCGSKEACKALLLELRAEMECGEAAEGTSGFTLVVDGRTLEFALQEDLKGDFLELSRCCRAVICCRSTPLQKSQVVRLVQDQLRVMTLAIGDGANDVSMIQVADVGIGISGQEGMQAVMSSDFAISRFKHLRKLLLVHGHWCYTRLANMILYFFYKNVMYVNLLFWYQFFCGFSGSVMTNSWVLIFFNLLFTSVPPLLYGILDKDVSADTLIKLPELYKSGQNSKAYLTSTFWLTMLDAIYQSLVCFFVPYFAYAGSDADMLSFGSPINASSLLIILLHQVIESRTLTWLHALLLMGSALFYFSFTLVFSVVCVTCSPPNNPLGVDKLQMSQPLFYGVCALTTMLALLPRFLFQALHNSICPSDTVKAALMDQLNPDDYCRRMQRWNQTQAQSKTRGLVINVEDSDIKVPDPDFRLPSELKEGSAATGSLLS; encoded by the exons ATGGAGCAGATCCACTGGGTGAGACACCGCTGGCAGCAGCTGGTGGCCGCAGAGTCAGGTCGAGGCAGGTACTCGGCCCCTGACGCCGTGCCCACCAAGAGTTCCCCGAAGCTCCACAACGCACAGCGGCTCACTGGCAAACGGAGGACGGTCATCGCCCGGCACGGACCCCACCAGCATGAGTACGACAGCATCTCCAAGGGATGCCAGGGCAACGGCATCCGCACCACCAAGTACAGCCTTCTGAGCTTCATTCCCATGAACCTGTTCCAGCAGTTCCACAG GGTGGCCAACCTATATTTCCTGTTCCTGGTGATGCTGAACTGGGTCCCGGTGGTGGAGGCCTTTCAGAAGGAGATCACCATGATTCCCCTGGTAGTGGTGCTCATCGTCATCGCCATCAAGGATGCCCTGGAGGACTACCGCCGCTACCGTTTTGACCAGAAGGTCAACAACAACGTAGCCACAGTATACAGCGG GAAACAGCAAACGTATGTGGACCAGCGTTGGCAGGACGTCCGCGTGGGGGACTTTGTCCGTCTGTCCTGTAACGAGATCATCCCTGCAGACATGCTGCTGTTGTACTCCTCTGACCTCCACGGCGTCTGCTACATCGAGACGGCCAACCTGGACGGGGAGACCAACCTCAaacagagacaggtggtcagagaTCTGCCACAA GGTTCCGAGTTGACTCCAGAGAACTTCCACAGCCGCATTGAATGCGAGAACCCCAACAACGACCTCAGCCGGTTCCGAGGTTACAT GGAGCACCCCAGTAATGCTCGTGTGGGCTTACACAACGACAACCTCCTCCTGCGAAGCTGCACCATCCGCAACACAGAGACCATCATAGGCATCGTGGTCTATGCAG GTCACGAGACCAAAGCCATGAAGAACAACAGTGGACCGCGGTATAAACGCAGTAAACTGGAGCGCAGGATGAACATGGACATACTGTGGAGCGTTGTCCTGCTGGTCATCATGTGTCTGACCGCAGCTATAG GCCATGGTCTCTGGCTCAGGAACCTGGAAGAAGCTTCCTTTCTGATCCCTGACACCACATCTCCTGCCCTGGCTGGCTTCTACCTGTTCTGGACCATGATCATAGTACTACAG GTGCtcatccctgtctccctgtacgtGTCCATCGAGATTGTCAAACTGGGTCAAATCTTCTTCATCCAGAACGACATGGACTTCTACAATGAGTACCTGGACTCCAGGATCCAGTGTCGAGCCCTGAACATCACAGAGGACCTGGGTCAGATCCAGTATGTGTTCTCAGACAAGACTGGCACACTGACGGAGAACAAGATGGTGTTCCGGCGTTGCACCATTGCTGGGGTGGAGTACCCCCACGAGGAAAATG CGCGGAGGCTTGAAGTGTACAAGCAGGAGGAGGACGAGGCGATGGGCCGCTCCCACACGCTCAAGTCACGTGCCAGCGCCAAGTCCCTGAGCTGCAAGTCGCTCAGCTGCAACCGCAGCTCCGTGTCCCTGCACACACTGACAGGCCACTccgaaggggagggggaggagacccCCAGCCCCACCCTGCCCCGACATAGCGCCTTCAGCAGCCCTATG GAGAAGGATGTAGTCCCGGACCCTCTCCTGGTGCAGAAGCTGAACTGTCTGTCCTCTCCGCTCTTCCTTTTGACGGACGCCAGTATGGAGCTCACCTACATCGTGGACTTCTTCATGGCTCTGGCCATCTGCAACACGGTGGTGGTGTCCTCACCCAACCAACCCCGCCATGTG GTCCAGGTGCCTGAGGTCTCCCGTACCCCCCTTAAATCCCTGGAGGACATCAAGATGCTGTTCCAGCGTTTCAGCCTCCCCCGCTTCTCCACATTCTCTCCTCCACACACTACAGAGAGTACTCGCAGCTTCACCAGCAGGCTCTTCGCCAGGGGCAAGCCAGCCTCCTTCACCCCCAGCCCTTCCCCTATCCCCACCAAGAGGGGTACAGATCCAGATGGGGAGCCTAACTTTGAGGCCTCCATCCTGATGATCAAACCAGGGCTGGCTGGACCCCCTGGAGAGGATGGGGACcaaggggatgaggagagagaacatgGCTCTTGGAAAGGCGAAGAGGACAAGATTGTACAACTCAACCCAGGGGCCTGGAGCGGGCTGGAGAACTCTAACGGAGCCCAAGACCCTCCCGGTGAATTTGGGGCAGACGAACTGATCTATGAGGCGGAGAGCCCAGACGAGGCGGCTCTGGTCCACGCGGCAAGGGCCTACCACTGCATCCTGCGGGGACACTCGCTGGAGCGCCTTCTGGTGGAGCTGCCGGGGATGGGCAGCCTGGCCGTGCGCCTGCTCCACATCCTGCCATTCGACTCCACCCGCAAGAGGATGTCTGTGGTGGTCCGCCACCCACTCACCAAGCAGGTGGTGGTCTACACCAAGGGAGCCGACTCAGTCATCATGGACCTGGCAGAGTCACCTAAAGGTGCTGAGCAGTCAGAGAGCAGGCAGGGTCACATCAGAGAACAAACCCAGAAACACCTAGACAACTACGCCAGGGAAGGCCTTCGCACCCTCTGCATCGCTAAAAGG gttttggaggaggaggagtatgagGTTTGGTTGAAGCGTCATGCGTTTGCGGAGACCAgtatagagaacagagaggagcttCTACTGGAGTCTGCACAAAGACTGGAGACCAACCTGACTCTACTGG GGGCAACAGGGATAGTGGATAGACTCCAGGAAGAGGTCCCAGAGACCATCGAGGCACTACAGAGAGCAGGGGTCAAAGTATGGGTCCTCACTGGGGACAAACAAGAGACTGCCATAAACATTGCCTGTGCCTGCAAACTACTCAGGTCCACAGATCAACTGCTGACAGCTAATTGTGGTAGCAAG GAGGCGTGCAAGGCCTTGTTGTTGGAGCTGCGGGCGGAGATGGAGTGCGGAGAGGCAGCTGAGGGCACGTCGGGCTTCACCCTGGTTGTAGACGGGCGCACGCTGGAGTTTGCCCTGCAGGAGGACCTGAAAGGGGACTTCCTGGAGCTGAGCCGGTGCTGCAGGGCCGTGATCTGCTGTCGCTCCACCCCCCTGCAGAAGAGCCAGGTGGTACGGCTGGTACAGGACCAGCTCCGAGTCATGACCCTCGCCATAG GTGATGGAGCCAATGATGTCAGTATGATCCAGGTAGCAGATGTTGGCATTGGGATATCTGGCCAGGAGGGCATGCAGGCTGTGATGTCCAGTGACTTTGCCATCTCCAGGTTTAAACACCTCCGCAAGCTGCTGTTGGTCCATGGACACTGGTGCTACACACGCCTGGCAAACATGATTCTCTACTTCTTCTACAAGAATGTG ATGTATGTAAACCTGCTGTTCTGGTACCAGTTCTTCTGTGGATTCTCGGGGAGTGTTATGACCAACTCCTGGGTGCTCATCTTCTTCAACCTCCTCTTCACCTCCGTCCCTCCCCTTCTCTACGGGATCCTGGACAAAGACGTGTCTGCAGACACCCTCATTAAGTTACCGGAGCTCTACAAATCTGGACAGAATTCCAAG GCCTACCTCACTTCTACCTTCTGGCTGACAATGCTGGACGCTATTTACCAAAGCCTTGTCTGTTTCTTTGTTCCTTACTTT GCATACGCAGGGTCGGATGCAGACATGCTCTCCTTTGGTTCTCCTATTAATGCCTCGTCCCTCCTCATTATCCTACTGCACCAGGTCATCGAGAGCCGCACACTG ACATGGCTACATGCATTATTGCTGATGGGTAGTGCTCTCTTCTACTTCTCTTTCACCCTGGTcttcagtgtggtgtgtgtgacgtGTAGCCCCCCCAACAATCCCCTTGGTGTGGACAAGCTACAGATGTCCCAACCACTCTTCTACGGAGTGTGTGCCCTCACCACAATGCTGGCACTGCTACCAAG ATTCCTGTTCCAGGCCCTGCACAACAGCATCTGCCCCTCTGACACAGTGAAGGCTGCTCTGATGGACCAGCTCAATCCAGATGACTACTGTAGAAGGATGCAGCGCTGGAACCAGACCCAGGCCCAGAGTAAAACCAGGGGTCTCGTCATCAACGTGGAAGACTCAGACATCAAGGTCCCTGACCCTGACTTCAGACTCCCTTCAGAGCTGAAGGAAGGCAGTGCTGCCACTGGCTCTTTGCTCTCCTGA
- the LOC129811805 gene encoding phospholipid-transporting ATPase VD-like isoform X2 has translation MEQIHWVRHRWQQLVAAESGRGRYSAPDAVPTKSSPKLHNAQRLTGKRRTVIARHGPHQHEYDSISKGCQGNGIRTTKYSLLSFIPMNLFQQFHRVANLYFLFLVMLNWVPVVEAFQKEITMIPLVVVLIVIAIKDALEDYRRYRFDQKVNNNVATVYSGKQQTYVDQRWQDVRVGDFVRLSCNEIIPADMLLLYSSDLHGVCYIETANLDGETNLKQRQVVRDLPQGSELTPENFHSRIECENPNNDLSRFRGYMEHPSNARVGLHNDNLLLRSCTIRNTETIIGIVVYAGHETKAMKNNSGPRYKRSKLERRMNMDILWSVVLLVIMCLTAAIGHGLWLRNLEEASFLIPDTTSPALAGFYLFWTMIIVLQVLIPVSLYVSIEIVKLGQIFFIQNDMDFYNEYLDSRIQCRALNITEDLGQIQYVFSDKTGTLTENKMVFRRCTIAGVEYPHEENARRLEVYKQEEDEAMGRSHTLKSRASAKSLSCKSLSCNRSSVSLHTLTGHSEGEGEETPSPTLPRHSAFSSPMEKDVVPDPLLVQKLNCLSSPLFLLTDASMELTYIVDFFMALAICNTVVVSSPNQPRHVVQVPEVSRTPLKSLEDIKMLFQRFSLPRFSTFSPPHTTESTRSFTSRLFARGKPASFTPSPSPIPTKRGTDPDGEPNFEASILMIKPGLAGPPGEDGDQGDEEREHGSWKGEEDKIVQLNPGAWSGLENSNGAQDPPGEFGADELIYEAESPDEAALVHAARAYHCILRGHSLERLLVELPGMGSLAVRLLHILPFDSTRKRMSVVVRHPLTKQVVVYTKGADSVIMDLAESPKGAEQSESRQGHIREQTQKHLDNYAREGLRTLCIAKRVLEEEEYEVWLKRHAFAETSIENREELLLESAQRLETNLTLLGATGIVDRLQEEVPETIEALQRAGVKVWVLTGDKQETAINIACACKLLRSTDQLLTANCGSKEACKALLLELRAEMECGEAAEGTSGFTLVVDGRTLEFALQEDLKGDFLELSRCCRAVICCRSTPLQKSQVVRLVQDQLRVMTLAIGDGANDVSMIQVADVGIGISGQEGMQAVMSSDFAISRFKHLRKLLLVHGHWCYTRLANMILYFFYKNVMYVNLLFWYQFFCGFSGSVMTNSWVLIFFNLLFTSVPPLLYGILDKDVSADTLIKLPELYKSGQNSKAYLTSTFWLTMLDAIYQSLVCFFVPYFAYAGSDADMLSFGSPINASSLLIILLHQVIESRTLCGVCDV, from the exons ATGGAGCAGATCCACTGGGTGAGACACCGCTGGCAGCAGCTGGTGGCCGCAGAGTCAGGTCGAGGCAGGTACTCGGCCCCTGACGCCGTGCCCACCAAGAGTTCCCCGAAGCTCCACAACGCACAGCGGCTCACTGGCAAACGGAGGACGGTCATCGCCCGGCACGGACCCCACCAGCATGAGTACGACAGCATCTCCAAGGGATGCCAGGGCAACGGCATCCGCACCACCAAGTACAGCCTTCTGAGCTTCATTCCCATGAACCTGTTCCAGCAGTTCCACAG GGTGGCCAACCTATATTTCCTGTTCCTGGTGATGCTGAACTGGGTCCCGGTGGTGGAGGCCTTTCAGAAGGAGATCACCATGATTCCCCTGGTAGTGGTGCTCATCGTCATCGCCATCAAGGATGCCCTGGAGGACTACCGCCGCTACCGTTTTGACCAGAAGGTCAACAACAACGTAGCCACAGTATACAGCGG GAAACAGCAAACGTATGTGGACCAGCGTTGGCAGGACGTCCGCGTGGGGGACTTTGTCCGTCTGTCCTGTAACGAGATCATCCCTGCAGACATGCTGCTGTTGTACTCCTCTGACCTCCACGGCGTCTGCTACATCGAGACGGCCAACCTGGACGGGGAGACCAACCTCAaacagagacaggtggtcagagaTCTGCCACAA GGTTCCGAGTTGACTCCAGAGAACTTCCACAGCCGCATTGAATGCGAGAACCCCAACAACGACCTCAGCCGGTTCCGAGGTTACAT GGAGCACCCCAGTAATGCTCGTGTGGGCTTACACAACGACAACCTCCTCCTGCGAAGCTGCACCATCCGCAACACAGAGACCATCATAGGCATCGTGGTCTATGCAG GTCACGAGACCAAAGCCATGAAGAACAACAGTGGACCGCGGTATAAACGCAGTAAACTGGAGCGCAGGATGAACATGGACATACTGTGGAGCGTTGTCCTGCTGGTCATCATGTGTCTGACCGCAGCTATAG GCCATGGTCTCTGGCTCAGGAACCTGGAAGAAGCTTCCTTTCTGATCCCTGACACCACATCTCCTGCCCTGGCTGGCTTCTACCTGTTCTGGACCATGATCATAGTACTACAG GTGCtcatccctgtctccctgtacgtGTCCATCGAGATTGTCAAACTGGGTCAAATCTTCTTCATCCAGAACGACATGGACTTCTACAATGAGTACCTGGACTCCAGGATCCAGTGTCGAGCCCTGAACATCACAGAGGACCTGGGTCAGATCCAGTATGTGTTCTCAGACAAGACTGGCACACTGACGGAGAACAAGATGGTGTTCCGGCGTTGCACCATTGCTGGGGTGGAGTACCCCCACGAGGAAAATG CGCGGAGGCTTGAAGTGTACAAGCAGGAGGAGGACGAGGCGATGGGCCGCTCCCACACGCTCAAGTCACGTGCCAGCGCCAAGTCCCTGAGCTGCAAGTCGCTCAGCTGCAACCGCAGCTCCGTGTCCCTGCACACACTGACAGGCCACTccgaaggggagggggaggagacccCCAGCCCCACCCTGCCCCGACATAGCGCCTTCAGCAGCCCTATG GAGAAGGATGTAGTCCCGGACCCTCTCCTGGTGCAGAAGCTGAACTGTCTGTCCTCTCCGCTCTTCCTTTTGACGGACGCCAGTATGGAGCTCACCTACATCGTGGACTTCTTCATGGCTCTGGCCATCTGCAACACGGTGGTGGTGTCCTCACCCAACCAACCCCGCCATGTG GTCCAGGTGCCTGAGGTCTCCCGTACCCCCCTTAAATCCCTGGAGGACATCAAGATGCTGTTCCAGCGTTTCAGCCTCCCCCGCTTCTCCACATTCTCTCCTCCACACACTACAGAGAGTACTCGCAGCTTCACCAGCAGGCTCTTCGCCAGGGGCAAGCCAGCCTCCTTCACCCCCAGCCCTTCCCCTATCCCCACCAAGAGGGGTACAGATCCAGATGGGGAGCCTAACTTTGAGGCCTCCATCCTGATGATCAAACCAGGGCTGGCTGGACCCCCTGGAGAGGATGGGGACcaaggggatgaggagagagaacatgGCTCTTGGAAAGGCGAAGAGGACAAGATTGTACAACTCAACCCAGGGGCCTGGAGCGGGCTGGAGAACTCTAACGGAGCCCAAGACCCTCCCGGTGAATTTGGGGCAGACGAACTGATCTATGAGGCGGAGAGCCCAGACGAGGCGGCTCTGGTCCACGCGGCAAGGGCCTACCACTGCATCCTGCGGGGACACTCGCTGGAGCGCCTTCTGGTGGAGCTGCCGGGGATGGGCAGCCTGGCCGTGCGCCTGCTCCACATCCTGCCATTCGACTCCACCCGCAAGAGGATGTCTGTGGTGGTCCGCCACCCACTCACCAAGCAGGTGGTGGTCTACACCAAGGGAGCCGACTCAGTCATCATGGACCTGGCAGAGTCACCTAAAGGTGCTGAGCAGTCAGAGAGCAGGCAGGGTCACATCAGAGAACAAACCCAGAAACACCTAGACAACTACGCCAGGGAAGGCCTTCGCACCCTCTGCATCGCTAAAAGG gttttggaggaggaggagtatgagGTTTGGTTGAAGCGTCATGCGTTTGCGGAGACCAgtatagagaacagagaggagcttCTACTGGAGTCTGCACAAAGACTGGAGACCAACCTGACTCTACTGG GGGCAACAGGGATAGTGGATAGACTCCAGGAAGAGGTCCCAGAGACCATCGAGGCACTACAGAGAGCAGGGGTCAAAGTATGGGTCCTCACTGGGGACAAACAAGAGACTGCCATAAACATTGCCTGTGCCTGCAAACTACTCAGGTCCACAGATCAACTGCTGACAGCTAATTGTGGTAGCAAG GAGGCGTGCAAGGCCTTGTTGTTGGAGCTGCGGGCGGAGATGGAGTGCGGAGAGGCAGCTGAGGGCACGTCGGGCTTCACCCTGGTTGTAGACGGGCGCACGCTGGAGTTTGCCCTGCAGGAGGACCTGAAAGGGGACTTCCTGGAGCTGAGCCGGTGCTGCAGGGCCGTGATCTGCTGTCGCTCCACCCCCCTGCAGAAGAGCCAGGTGGTACGGCTGGTACAGGACCAGCTCCGAGTCATGACCCTCGCCATAG GTGATGGAGCCAATGATGTCAGTATGATCCAGGTAGCAGATGTTGGCATTGGGATATCTGGCCAGGAGGGCATGCAGGCTGTGATGTCCAGTGACTTTGCCATCTCCAGGTTTAAACACCTCCGCAAGCTGCTGTTGGTCCATGGACACTGGTGCTACACACGCCTGGCAAACATGATTCTCTACTTCTTCTACAAGAATGTG ATGTATGTAAACCTGCTGTTCTGGTACCAGTTCTTCTGTGGATTCTCGGGGAGTGTTATGACCAACTCCTGGGTGCTCATCTTCTTCAACCTCCTCTTCACCTCCGTCCCTCCCCTTCTCTACGGGATCCTGGACAAAGACGTGTCTGCAGACACCCTCATTAAGTTACCGGAGCTCTACAAATCTGGACAGAATTCCAAG GCCTACCTCACTTCTACCTTCTGGCTGACAATGCTGGACGCTATTTACCAAAGCCTTGTCTGTTTCTTTGTTCCTTACTTT GCATACGCAGGGTCGGATGCAGACATGCTCTCCTTTGGTTCTCCTATTAATGCCTCGTCCCTCCTCATTATCCTACTGCACCAGGTCATCGAGAGCCGCACACTG tgtggtgtgtgtgacgtGTAG